A stretch of Flexivirga aerilata DNA encodes these proteins:
- the purL gene encoding phosphoribosylformylglycinamidine synthase — translation MTPTHGLSLTTFDGGAALSPFRAAALLTRLRAVAPQITGVTARFVHLVATDQPLDDRAEQQLAELLSYGPVYQPIDGATETFVVSPRVGTVSPWASKATDIAHSCGFDIYRVERVTEFALQTGPLSDSERAAVAALLHDRMTQSVLDSREQAGALFDEPDAEPMERIDVLGGGRAALVAANTQLGLALSDDEIDYLVESFTGLQRNPSDVELMMFAQANSEHCRHKIFNADFVVDGQPQAKSLFGMIRHTEEVAGAGTIVAYKDNASIMQGGTITRWIPESPDAPSKYVERADDVHVLMKVETHNHPTAISPFAGAATGAGGEIRDEGATGRGSQPKAGLTGFVVSNLHLPEAEEPWETQQYGAPEHIATPLEIMLDGPIGAAAFNNEFGRPGLGGFFRVYEQTVDGIRRGYHKPIMSAGGLGAISASQTEKVRFPSGSLLVQLGGPGMRIGMGGGAASSMASGDNAADLDFDSVQRGNPEIERRAQEVINHCWSLGEANPILAIHDVGAGGLSNAFPELVDDAGLGARFHLDSVPLEERGLSPKEIWCNESQERYVLAIAPDSLDEFARLAERERCPFAVIGTASDDGMLVVDDQRRSSSGRRSEAGEPAYRDPHPDLPIDMPMEVLLGKPPRMTRDAARLPHTSDDLDVRDVDLRELAYAVLRHPTVASKRFLITIADRTVGGLTHRDQMVGPWQVPVADVAVTLSDLSGFAGQAMTSGERMPVAAVDAPASGRMAVGESITNLIAAPVDTLDGVKLSCNWMAAAGRPGEDAALYDTVHAVAMELCPALGVSVPVGKDSLSMSTRWESDGDAREVRSPVSLVVTSFASLPDVRGTLTPQLHPDAGTELLLVDLGAGKHRLGGSIAAQVHGEFGGVPADLDDPERLLALVRLVARLRAEGLVSAYHDRSDGGLWATLAEMAFAGGCGLTVDLPSVEALLTEELGAVLEVPAARRADVERAIADSGLTPLAHFIGEPTTDASVTVAIDGEVALTESTRDLAQAWDEVSWRISALRDNPECADEEHSSVGAPSPGLVVRPTFDPTDDVAAPYVNRGAAPKVAILREQGVNSHVETAFAFHRAGFEAVDVHMTDLQAGRHDLTDVAGLVACGGFSYGDTLGAGEGWARSVLFNERLRAVFGDFFHRPDTFGLGICNGCQMFAALAELIPGAEAWPRFTRNLSEQYEARLSQVEVLDSPSLFFSGMAGSLLPIAVAHGEGKADFSARGSLENVHRAMRFVDASGAPVSAYPANPNGSPDGLTAVTTPDGRFTAMMPHPERVQRNIQLSWTDGPPADPSPWLRMFRNARAQIG, via the coding sequence ATGACGCCGACCCACGGCCTGTCGCTCACCACCTTCGACGGCGGCGCCGCCCTCTCACCCTTCCGCGCGGCAGCGCTGCTTACCCGGCTGCGGGCCGTCGCCCCGCAGATCACCGGCGTCACCGCACGATTCGTGCATCTGGTCGCGACCGATCAGCCGCTGGACGACCGCGCCGAGCAGCAGCTCGCCGAGCTGCTGAGCTACGGCCCGGTATACCAGCCGATCGACGGCGCCACCGAGACGTTCGTCGTCAGCCCCCGCGTGGGCACGGTCTCCCCCTGGGCGTCCAAGGCGACCGACATCGCGCACAGCTGCGGCTTCGACATCTACCGGGTGGAGCGGGTCACCGAGTTCGCCCTGCAGACAGGGCCACTCAGCGACTCCGAACGCGCCGCCGTCGCAGCACTCCTCCACGACCGTATGACGCAGAGCGTGCTCGACTCCCGGGAGCAGGCCGGCGCCCTCTTCGACGAACCCGACGCCGAACCGATGGAGCGCATCGACGTGCTCGGCGGCGGACGCGCCGCCCTCGTGGCCGCCAACACCCAGCTCGGGCTCGCCCTGTCCGACGACGAGATCGACTACCTGGTCGAGTCGTTCACCGGGCTGCAGCGCAACCCGAGCGACGTCGAGCTGATGATGTTCGCGCAGGCCAACTCCGAGCACTGCCGGCACAAGATCTTCAACGCCGACTTCGTCGTCGACGGGCAGCCGCAGGCGAAGTCGCTCTTCGGGATGATCCGGCACACCGAGGAGGTGGCGGGCGCCGGCACGATCGTGGCCTACAAGGACAACGCGTCGATCATGCAGGGCGGCACGATCACCCGGTGGATCCCCGAATCCCCTGACGCACCAAGCAAGTACGTCGAGCGCGCCGACGACGTGCACGTGCTGATGAAGGTCGAGACGCACAACCACCCGACGGCGATCTCACCCTTCGCCGGCGCGGCGACCGGTGCCGGCGGCGAGATCCGCGACGAGGGCGCGACCGGTCGCGGCTCGCAGCCGAAGGCCGGACTGACCGGCTTCGTGGTCTCCAATCTGCACCTGCCGGAGGCCGAAGAGCCTTGGGAGACCCAGCAATACGGCGCACCCGAGCACATCGCGACCCCGCTCGAGATCATGCTGGACGGCCCGATCGGTGCCGCCGCGTTCAACAACGAGTTCGGGCGGCCGGGGCTGGGCGGGTTCTTCCGGGTCTACGAGCAGACGGTCGACGGCATCCGCCGCGGCTACCACAAGCCGATCATGAGCGCCGGCGGCCTCGGCGCGATCAGCGCGAGCCAGACCGAGAAGGTCCGCTTCCCGAGCGGATCGCTGCTCGTGCAGCTCGGCGGCCCCGGCATGCGCATCGGCATGGGCGGCGGTGCCGCGTCCTCGATGGCGTCCGGTGACAATGCCGCCGACCTCGACTTCGACTCGGTGCAGCGCGGCAACCCGGAGATCGAGCGTCGCGCGCAGGAGGTCATCAACCACTGCTGGTCGCTCGGCGAGGCCAACCCGATCCTCGCGATCCACGACGTCGGCGCGGGCGGCCTGTCCAACGCCTTCCCCGAGCTCGTCGACGACGCCGGGCTCGGTGCGCGCTTCCACCTCGACTCGGTGCCGCTCGAGGAGCGCGGGCTGTCGCCCAAGGAGATCTGGTGCAACGAGTCGCAGGAGCGTTATGTCCTTGCGATCGCACCGGATTCGCTCGACGAGTTCGCCCGGCTGGCCGAGCGCGAACGCTGCCCCTTCGCCGTCATCGGCACCGCATCCGACGACGGCATGCTCGTCGTCGACGACCAGCGCCGGTCGAGTAGCGGGCGGAGGAGCGAAGCGGGGGAGCCCGCGTATCGAGACCCCCACCCCGACCTGCCCATCGACATGCCGATGGAGGTGCTGCTCGGCAAACCACCGCGGATGACCCGCGACGCGGCCCGCCTGCCGCACACCAGCGACGACCTCGACGTGCGGGACGTCGACCTGCGCGAACTTGCCTACGCCGTCCTGCGACACCCCACGGTCGCCAGCAAGCGCTTCCTCATCACGATCGCCGACCGCACGGTCGGCGGTCTCACCCACCGCGACCAGATGGTCGGCCCCTGGCAGGTGCCGGTCGCCGATGTGGCCGTAACCCTTTCGGATCTGAGCGGATTCGCCGGTCAGGCAATGACGTCCGGTGAGCGCATGCCGGTCGCCGCGGTCGACGCCCCGGCCTCCGGCCGGATGGCCGTCGGCGAGTCGATCACCAACCTCATCGCGGCCCCGGTCGACACGCTCGACGGGGTGAAGCTCTCCTGCAACTGGATGGCGGCAGCCGGCCGGCCCGGCGAGGACGCGGCGCTCTACGACACCGTGCACGCGGTCGCGATGGAGCTGTGCCCGGCCCTCGGCGTGAGCGTGCCGGTCGGCAAGGACAGCCTGTCGATGAGCACCCGCTGGGAGTCCGACGGTGACGCCCGCGAGGTCCGCTCCCCCGTCTCGCTCGTCGTGACCTCCTTCGCGTCGCTGCCGGACGTGCGCGGCACGCTGACCCCGCAGCTGCACCCGGACGCCGGCACCGAGCTGCTGCTGGTCGACCTCGGCGCCGGCAAGCACCGTCTCGGCGGCTCGATCGCCGCCCAGGTCCATGGCGAATTCGGTGGTGTCCCAGCCGATCTGGACGATCCCGAGCGGCTGCTCGCACTCGTCCGCCTCGTGGCGCGGCTGCGCGCCGAGGGGCTCGTCTCGGCATACCACGACCGGTCGGACGGCGGCCTCTGGGCGACCCTCGCCGAGATGGCGTTCGCCGGCGGATGCGGTCTGACCGTCGACCTCCCCTCGGTCGAGGCCCTGCTCACCGAGGAGCTCGGTGCGGTCCTCGAGGTGCCTGCTGCCCGCCGCGCGGACGTCGAGCGGGCGATCGCCGACTCCGGTCTCACGCCGCTCGCTCACTTCATCGGCGAGCCGACGACGGACGCGTCGGTCACCGTCGCGATCGACGGTGAGGTGGCGCTGACCGAGAGCACCCGCGACCTGGCGCAGGCCTGGGACGAGGTGTCCTGGCGCATCAGCGCGCTCCGCGACAACCCGGAGTGCGCGGACGAGGAACACTCGTCGGTCGGCGCACCGTCGCCCGGGCTGGTCGTGCGCCCCACCTTCGACCCGACGGACGACGTCGCCGCGCCATACGTCAATCGCGGTGCGGCACCCAAGGTCGCGATCCTGCGGGAGCAGGGCGTCAACTCCCACGTCGAGACGGCATTTGCCTTCCACCGTGCAGGTTTCGAGGCCGTCGACGTGCACATGACCGACCTGCAAGCCGGCCGCCACGACCTCACCGACGTCGCCGGCCTGGTCGCCTGCGGCGGCTTCTCCTACGGCGACACCCTGGGCGCCGGCGAGGGCTGGGCGCGCTCGGTGCTCTTCAACGAGCGGCTGCGGGCGGTCTTCGGTGACTTCTTCCACCGGCCGGACACCTTCGGGCTCGGCATCTGCAACGGCTGCCAGATGTTCGCCGCGCTCGCCGAGCTGATCCCCGGTGCGGAGGCGTGGCCGCGCTTCACCCGCAACCTGTCCGAGCAGTACGAAGCACGCCTCAGCCAGGTCGAGGTGCTCGACTCACCCTCACTCTTCTTCTCCGGTATGGCGGGGAGTCTGCTGCCCATCGCGGTCGCGCACGGCGAGGGCAAGGCCGACTTCTCCGCCCGTGGCAGCCTCGAAAACGTGCACCGGGCAATGCGATTCGTCGACGCATCGGGTGCACCGGTGTCGGCCTACCCGGCCAACCCCAACGGCTCCCCCGACGGCCTGACCGCGGTCACCACCCCGGACGGACGGTTCACCGCGATGATGCCGCACCCCGAGCGCGTGCAGCGCAACATCCAGCTGTCCTGGACCGACGGGCCGCCGGCCGACCCGAGCCCGTGGCTGCGGATGTTCCGCAACGCCCGCGCCCAGATCGGCTGA
- a CDS encoding PPOX class F420-dependent oxidoreductase translates to MTDQALVDIVKDHDLATLATIRRDGRPQLSNVSYTYDPQRDLIRVSITDDRAKTANLRRDPRATLLVNGKGGWSYAAVDATATLLPVAQAPDDASVEELISIYRAIGGEHPDWDDYRAAMVADRRVPLHLHVDRIYGIAR, encoded by the coding sequence ATGACCGACCAGGCACTCGTCGACATCGTGAAGGACCACGACCTCGCCACGCTCGCGACGATCCGCCGCGACGGACGGCCCCAGCTGTCCAACGTCAGTTACACCTACGACCCCCAGCGCGACCTGATCCGGGTCTCGATCACCGACGACCGGGCCAAGACCGCCAACCTGCGCCGTGACCCGCGCGCGACCCTGCTGGTCAACGGCAAGGGCGGCTGGTCCTACGCCGCGGTCGACGCGACCGCGACCCTGCTGCCGGTGGCGCAGGCGCCGGACGACGCATCCGTCGAGGAGCTCATCTCGATCTACCGCGCCATCGGCGGCGAACACCCCGACTGGGACGACTACCGCGCGGCCATGGTGGCCGACCGGCGAGTGCCGCTGCACCTGCACGTCGACCGCATCTACGGCATCGCGCGCTGA